Proteins encoded in a region of the Trichomycterus rosablanca isolate fTriRos1 chromosome 26, fTriRos1.hap1, whole genome shotgun sequence genome:
- the LOC134303069 gene encoding serine/threonine-protein kinase PAK 3 isoform X1, whose translation MCDSVDVEEKPPAPPMRMSSSSRDSTSVLHSSKPLPMAPEEKNKKARLRSIFPGGDKTNKKKEKERPEISLPSDFEHTIHVGFDAVTGEFTGIPEQWARLLQTSNITKLEQKKNPQAVIDVLKFYDSKETVNNQKYMSFTSGDKSAHGYIAANTLNRLLSSGPPLSLRTCSALYDKQQGAKTASEPPIAPPVSEEEDEEEEEEDEDEEEDDEVPPIIAPRPEHTKSIYTRSVIEPAATPEPVKEVTTPPESQVQPEETTTSSTLYRHTDRQRKKSKMTDEEILERLRSIVSVGDPKKKYTRFEKIGQGASGTVYTAIDIATGQEVAIKQMNLQQQPKKELIINEILVMRENKNPNIVNYLDSYLVGDELWVVMEYLAGGSLTDVVTETCMDEGQIAAVCRECLQALDFLHSNQVIHRDIKSDNILLGMDGSVKLTDFGFCAQITPEQNKRSTMVGTPYWMAPEVVTRKAYGPKVDVWSLGIMAIEMVEGEPPYLNENPLRALYLIATNGTPELQNPERLSSVFRDFLNRCLEMDVDRRGSAKELLQHSFLKLAKPLSSLTPLIVAAKEAIKNSSR comes from the exons ATGTGCGATAGTGTGGATGTTGAGGAGAAACCTCCTGCCCCCCCCATGAGAATGAGCAGCAGCTCTCGCGACTCTACGTCTGTCCTGCACTCGTCCAAACCGCTGCCCATGGCTCCagaggagaaaaacaaaaaagctcGCCTTCGGTCTATCTTCCCCGGGGGGGACAAAA cgaaTAAGAAGAAGGAAAAGGAACGTCCTGAGATTTCTCTACCATCCGATTTCGAACACACCATCCACGTCGGCTTCGACGCAGTAACAGGAGAGTTCACT GGCATCCCGGAGCAATGGGCTCGACTGCTGCAGACGTCCAACATCACGAAGTTGGAGCAGAAGAAGAATCCTCAGGCTGTCATAGACGTTCTCAAGTTCTACGACTCCAAAGAGACGGTCAACAACCAGAAATACATGAGCTTCACGTcaggag ATAAATCGGCTCACGGCTACATCGCTGCCAACACGCTG AACCGCCTCCTGTCCTCCGGGccgccgctcagccttagaacCTGCAGCGCTTTATACGACAAG cagcagGGTGCTAAAACGGCGTCCGAGCCCCCCATCGCCCCTCCTGTGTctgaggaggaggatgaggaagaggaggaggaggacgaaGATGAAGAGGAGGACGATGAGGTGCCACCCATCATCGCGCCCAGACCAGAGCACACTAAatct ATCTACACGCGCTCCGTAATCGAACCCGCCGCAACACCTGAGCCTGTTAAAGAGGTCACGACCCCGCCCGAGTCGCAGGTTCAGCCGGAGGAAACCACCACGTCCAGCACGCTgtaccgacacaccgaccggcagagaaaaaaatccaagaTGACCGACGAGGAGATCCTCGAACGACTCC gaaGCATCGTCAGTGTTGGGGATCCGAAAAAGAAATACACACGCTTCGAAAAAATAGGACAAGG GGCGTCTGGAACAGTTTACACAGCCATCGATATCGCGACAGGACAGGAG GTGGCCATCAAGCAGATGAACCTGCAGCAGCAGCCGAAGAAAGAGCTGATCATCAATGAGATTTTGGTGATGAGGGAAAACAAGAACCCCAACATCGTTAATTATCTGGACAG TTATTTAGTGGGTGATGAATTGTGGGTAGTGATGGAGTACTTAGCGGGCGGCTCTCTCACCGACGTGGTGACCGAAACCTGCATGGATGAAGGACAGATCGCTGCAGTGTGTCGAGAg tgttTGCAGGCCTTGGACTTCCTGCACTCCAATCAGGTGATTCATAGAGACATCAAGAGCGACAACATCCTGCTGGGCATGGACGGATCGGTTAAACTCA CGGATTTCGGGTTCTGTGCCCAGATCACCCCGGAACAGAACAAGCGCAGTACCATGGTGGGCACCCCGTACTGGATGGCTCCAGAGGTGGTGACCCGAAAAGCCTACGGCCCGAAAGTGGACGTGTGGAGTCTGGGCATCATGGCTATAGAGATGGTGGAGGGAGAACCGCCCTACCTGAATGAGAACCCACTGAGA GCGCTGTATCTTATTGCCACTAATGGAACTCCAGAGCTGCAGAACCCTGAACGATTATCCTCCGTGTTCAGAGATTTTCTGAACCGCTGTCTGGAGATGGACGTGGACCGCCGAGGATCTGCTAAAGAACTGCTGCAG
- the LOC134303069 gene encoding serine/threonine-protein kinase PAK 3 isoform X2 has translation MCDSVDVEEKPPAPPMRMSSSSRDSTSVLHSSKPLPMAPEEKNKKARLRSIFPGGDKTNKKKEKERPEISLPSDFEHTIHVGFDAVTGEFTGIPEQWARLLQTSNITKLEQKKNPQAVIDVLKFYDSKETVNNQKYMSFTSGDKSAHGYIAANTLQQGAKTASEPPIAPPVSEEEDEEEEEEDEDEEEDDEVPPIIAPRPEHTKSIYTRSVIEPAATPEPVKEVTTPPESQVQPEETTTSSTLYRHTDRQRKKSKMTDEEILERLRSIVSVGDPKKKYTRFEKIGQGASGTVYTAIDIATGQEVAIKQMNLQQQPKKELIINEILVMRENKNPNIVNYLDSYLVGDELWVVMEYLAGGSLTDVVTETCMDEGQIAAVCRECLQALDFLHSNQVIHRDIKSDNILLGMDGSVKLTDFGFCAQITPEQNKRSTMVGTPYWMAPEVVTRKAYGPKVDVWSLGIMAIEMVEGEPPYLNENPLRALYLIATNGTPELQNPERLSSVFRDFLNRCLEMDVDRRGSAKELLQHSFLKLAKPLSSLTPLIVAAKEAIKNSSR, from the exons ATGTGCGATAGTGTGGATGTTGAGGAGAAACCTCCTGCCCCCCCCATGAGAATGAGCAGCAGCTCTCGCGACTCTACGTCTGTCCTGCACTCGTCCAAACCGCTGCCCATGGCTCCagaggagaaaaacaaaaaagctcGCCTTCGGTCTATCTTCCCCGGGGGGGACAAAA cgaaTAAGAAGAAGGAAAAGGAACGTCCTGAGATTTCTCTACCATCCGATTTCGAACACACCATCCACGTCGGCTTCGACGCAGTAACAGGAGAGTTCACT GGCATCCCGGAGCAATGGGCTCGACTGCTGCAGACGTCCAACATCACGAAGTTGGAGCAGAAGAAGAATCCTCAGGCTGTCATAGACGTTCTCAAGTTCTACGACTCCAAAGAGACGGTCAACAACCAGAAATACATGAGCTTCACGTcaggag ATAAATCGGCTCACGGCTACATCGCTGCCAACACGCTG cagcagGGTGCTAAAACGGCGTCCGAGCCCCCCATCGCCCCTCCTGTGTctgaggaggaggatgaggaagaggaggaggaggacgaaGATGAAGAGGAGGACGATGAGGTGCCACCCATCATCGCGCCCAGACCAGAGCACACTAAatct ATCTACACGCGCTCCGTAATCGAACCCGCCGCAACACCTGAGCCTGTTAAAGAGGTCACGACCCCGCCCGAGTCGCAGGTTCAGCCGGAGGAAACCACCACGTCCAGCACGCTgtaccgacacaccgaccggcagagaaaaaaatccaagaTGACCGACGAGGAGATCCTCGAACGACTCC gaaGCATCGTCAGTGTTGGGGATCCGAAAAAGAAATACACACGCTTCGAAAAAATAGGACAAGG GGCGTCTGGAACAGTTTACACAGCCATCGATATCGCGACAGGACAGGAG GTGGCCATCAAGCAGATGAACCTGCAGCAGCAGCCGAAGAAAGAGCTGATCATCAATGAGATTTTGGTGATGAGGGAAAACAAGAACCCCAACATCGTTAATTATCTGGACAG TTATTTAGTGGGTGATGAATTGTGGGTAGTGATGGAGTACTTAGCGGGCGGCTCTCTCACCGACGTGGTGACCGAAACCTGCATGGATGAAGGACAGATCGCTGCAGTGTGTCGAGAg tgttTGCAGGCCTTGGACTTCCTGCACTCCAATCAGGTGATTCATAGAGACATCAAGAGCGACAACATCCTGCTGGGCATGGACGGATCGGTTAAACTCA CGGATTTCGGGTTCTGTGCCCAGATCACCCCGGAACAGAACAAGCGCAGTACCATGGTGGGCACCCCGTACTGGATGGCTCCAGAGGTGGTGACCCGAAAAGCCTACGGCCCGAAAGTGGACGTGTGGAGTCTGGGCATCATGGCTATAGAGATGGTGGAGGGAGAACCGCCCTACCTGAATGAGAACCCACTGAGA GCGCTGTATCTTATTGCCACTAATGGAACTCCAGAGCTGCAGAACCCTGAACGATTATCCTCCGTGTTCAGAGATTTTCTGAACCGCTGTCTGGAGATGGACGTGGACCGCCGAGGATCTGCTAAAGAACTGCTGCAG